In a genomic window of Pseudoliparis swirei isolate HS2019 ecotype Mariana Trench chromosome 20, NWPU_hadal_v1, whole genome shotgun sequence:
- the LOC130210583 gene encoding zinc finger protein 883-like isoform X3 gives MQTQSQQQPSGPFGHHQPANPRTNHRPEQPCPPDLDESLEEVTSLPVAHDQPTSENTGVPVTAREDTPSPEEDQSVVVETEIKMETVEAAVADSQPAMCEEEQKELERKRRRELYKEKRFFCELCNKGFHQKHQLRKHVSCHLKPFPCSSCDKGFYKAKSLQKHLLSHQLREAQENDPDKLLRCNQCNRKFRLLRQLRVHQASHRLEKTSLQCRVCNRTFTSAGALRYHEVSHAQVKPFMCDVCGKGFTRKKSLREHQTVHTGARPYACPACGKSFSTASNLRVHKRSHSEERPYKCCECDKAFKCKMGLLQHRVVHSGEKPFMCQTCGLSFGLKYNFQRHLRLHNGEKPFRCDKCGEGFTGTWALKTHMLVHGVEKPFMCDLCGKTFFYNCQLQKHQQLVHDNKDRQKAGGVAGRRRPTVAKPYGCKTCLKSFSSNTTLRTHEKSHAENKDFTCDTCGKSFHLRHLHLYHMRQHSGDRPYVCSICQKGFLLMSQLKQHELLHTGVKPHKCEECGREFRTPQNYHRHLLVHTGEKPYECVVCSRKFRQSNQLKSHMQIHTGVKLYTCERCGQGFSDSRQLKKHRCGDEFQSCESSSKRRKQKSSFPWTKSFTQLA, from the exons ATGCAGACGCAGAGCCAGCAGCAACCCTCAGGTCCCTTTGGTCATCATCAGCCAGCCAATCCCCGGACCAATCACAGGCCAGAGCAGCCCTGCCCCCCCG ATCTTGATGAATCACTTGAGGAAGTGACCTCTCTTCCTGTGGCACATGATCAGCCAACCAGTGAGAACACAGGTGTTCCGGTGACAGCCAGGGAAGACACTCCCTCACCTGAAGAGGAccagtctgttgttgtt gaaacagaaataaagaTGGAAACTGTTGAAGCTGCCGTTGCTGACAGCCAACCAG CTAtgtgtgaggaggagcagaaggagctggagaggaagagaaggagggagctGTACAAAGAGAAGAGGTTCTTCTGTGAACTCTGTAACAAAGGTTTCCACCAGAAACACCAGCTGAGGAAACACGTGTCCTgtcacctcaaacctttcccctgCAGCTCCTGCGACAAAGGTTTCTACAAGGCCAAGAGTCTGCAGAAGCACCTGCTGAGCCACCAGCTAAGGGAGGCTCAGGAGAACGACCCTGACAAGCTGCTGCGTTGCAACCAGTGCAACAGGAAGTTCAGGTTGCTGCGGCAGCTCAGAGTCCACCAGGCGTCTCACCGGCTGGAGAAAACGTCGCTGCAGTGCCGCGTCTGCAACCGCACCTTCACCTCGGCGGGCGCACTGCGCTACCACGAGGTTTCGCACGCGCAGGTCAAGCCCTTCATGTGCGACGTTTGCGGGAAAGGCTTCACCAGGAAGAAGAGCCTCCGCGAACACCAGACCGTGCACACCGGCGCCCGGCCGTACGCCTGCCCCGCCTGTGGAAAGAGCTTCTCCACCGCCAGCAACCTGCGCGTCCACAAGCGGTCGCACTCCGAGGAGCGGCCGTACAAGTGCTGCGAGTGCGACAAGGCCTTCAAGTGTAAGATGGGGCTGCTGCAGCACCGAGTGGTCCACTCCGGAGAGAAGCCCTTCATGTGCCAGACCTGCGGACTCAGCTTCGGCCTCAAGTACAACTTCCAGAGACATCTGCGCCTCCACAACGGAGAGAAGCCCTTCAG GTGTGATAAATGTGGAGAGGGCTTCACGGGTACCTGGGCTCTGAAGACCCACATGCTGGTTCACGGCGTGGAGAAGCCGTTCATGTGCGAcctctgtgggaagacgttttTCTACAACTGCCAGTTGCAGAAGCACCAGCAGCTGGTCCACGACAACAAGGACCGGCAGAAGGCCGGCGGGGTGGCGGGCAGACGGCGGCCGACCGTAGCCAAACCCTACGGCTGTAAGACCTGCCTGAAGAGCTTCAGCAGCAACACCACGCTAAGGACGCACGAGAAGAGCCACGCCGAGAACAAGGACTTTACCTGTGACACTTGCGGGAAGTCCTTCCACCTGCGCCACCTGCACCTTTACCACATGAGGCAGCACAGCGGCGACCGGCCGTACGTCTGCAGCATCTGCCAGAAAGGCTTCCTGCTGATGTCGCAGCTGAAGCAGCACGAGCTCCTGCACACCGGAGTCAAGCCTCACAAGTGTGAAGAGTGCGGCAGAGAGTTCAGAACGCCGCAGAACTACCACCGCCACTTGCTGGTCCACACCGGCGAGAAACCCTATGAGTGCGTGGTGTGCAGCAGGAAGTTCAGGCAGTCCAACCAGCTCAAGTCTCACATGCAGATCCACACCGGGGTGAAGCTGTACACCTGTGAGCGCTGCGGTCAGGGCTTCTCTGACTCGAGGCAGCTGAAGAAACACCGATGTGGAGACGAGTTCCAGAGCTGCGAGTCGAGCAGCAAACGCAGGAAGCAGAAGAGCAGCTTCCCCTGGACCAAGAGCTTCACACAGCTAGCCTAG